From one Neovison vison isolate M4711 chromosome 1, ASM_NN_V1, whole genome shotgun sequence genomic stretch:
- the FOXQ1 gene encoding forkhead box protein Q1, whose product MKLEVFDPRAAHGDKPVSDLEGAGGSNAPSPLSAAGDDSLGSDGDCAANSPAAGNGAAELAGGGEPSPGGGPGEEEEGPAVAAAAGHAEACAVGPGAGSAVGGEGARSKPYTRRPKPPYSYIALIAMAIRDSAGGRLTLAEINEYLMGKFPFFRGSYTGWRNSVRHNLSLNDCFVKVLRDPSRPWGKDNYWMLNPNSEYTFADGVFRRRRKRLSHRAAAPAPGLRPEEAAAHPPAALPPPAPAAPASPRARSPARQEGRSSPAGKFSSSFAIDSILSKPFRSRRDGEAVPGARLPWGASPCPPLPTYPALLPGASGGALLPLCAYGTSEPALLAARGTDAQPAVPPAAPHLLLAPLSSSAPAKPFRGPVAGGGAHLYCPLRLPATLQASSVCGPGTHLPYPVETLLA is encoded by the coding sequence ATGAAGTTGGAGGTGTTTGACCCCCGCGCGGCCCACGGGGACAAGCCGGTTAGTGATCTGGAGGGTGCAGGCGGGAGCAACGCGCCATCTCCGCTGTCGGCAGCTGGCGACGACTCCTTGGGCTCGGACGGGGACTGTGCGGCCAACAGCCCCGCGGCGGGCAACGGCGCCGCGGAGCTGGCGGGCGGTGGCGAGCCAAGCCCAGGCGGGGGGCCgggcgaggaggaggagggcccagcggtggcggcggcggcggggcacGCGGAGGCCTGCGCGGTGGGGCCGGGTGCGGGGAGCGCGGTGGGCGGCGAGGGCGCGCGCAGCAAGCCCTACACGCGGCGGCCCAAGCCCCCGTACTCGTACATCGCGCTCATCGCCATGGCTATCCGCGACTCGGCGGGCGGGCGCCTGACGCTGGCCGAGATCAACGAGTACCTCATGGGCAAGTTCCCCTTCTTCCGCGGCAGCTACACGGGCTGGCGCAACTCGGTGCGCCACAACCTCTCGCTCAACGACTGCTTCGTCAAGGTGCTGCGCGACCCCTCGCGGCCCTGGGGCAAGGACAACTACTGGATGCTCAACCCGAACAGCGAGTACACCTTCGCCGACGGGGTCTTCCGCCGCCGCCGCAAGCGCCTCAGTCACCGGGCGGCGGCCCCCGCACCGGGGCTTCGGCCGGAGGAGGCCGCTGCCCACCCCCCTGCCGCACTCCCGCCGCCCGCACCCGCCGCCCCGGCTTCTCCCCGCGCGCGCTCGCCTGCCCGCCAAGAGGGGCGCTCCAGCCCGGCGGGCAAGTTCTCCAGTTCCTTCGCCATAGACAGCATCCTCAGCAAACCGTTCCGCAGCCGCCGCGACGGGGAAGCGGTCCCCGGGGCGCGCCTGCCGTGGGGCGCCTCGCCCTGCCCGCCGCTGCCCACATATCCCGCGCTACTCCCGGGCGCCTCTGGAGGGGCTCTGCTGCCGCTGTGCGCGTATGGGACGTCCGAGCCGGCGTTGCTGGCCGCGCGCGGAACCGACGCGCAGCCCGCGGTGCCACCCGCCGCACCTCACCTCCTGCTCGCGCCCCTCTCCTCCTCGGCCCCAGCCAAGCCGTTTCGAGGCCCGGTGGCCGGCGGCGGCGCGCACCTGTACTGCCCCCTGCGGCTGCCCGCGACCCTGCAGGCGTCCTCGGTCTGTGGCCCCGGCACGCACCTGCCTTACCCAGTGGAGACGCTTCTGGCCTGA